The following proteins are encoded in a genomic region of Magallana gigas chromosome 1, xbMagGiga1.1, whole genome shotgun sequence:
- the LOC136276014 gene encoding multiple epidermal growth factor-like domains protein 11, translating into MFLTNTCIALWFSFSSAYENLALNKPAHEEYPYYNVNTDASNAVDGLKTDLRGIGGQCSISATNQRTSTWWVNLTSTRSIHDIRIYYRTDNVFWNASNGYTSRFLGFSLYVSNTTNKSEGKLCYKDTYFTRSTIPAVFNTTCFVHGQYVIYYNERLPGVTYPSGYSDYAFNDLCEVEVYGCPTPGYYGINCTIPCPDVNCGYCHIETGTCQGGCKPGYKGHQCELECDGNLYGENCSKSCGNCKNNQQCHYINGSCMNGCEKGYQGLKCDKECNNGTYGNGCDKTCGHCVNKSLCNHVNGTCFEGCDPGYRGSRCYLECPNNKYGEGCQTNCGHCFNMSQCHHINGTCFDGCDPGYEGQKCNQECQNRSYGYRCQRKCGHCLNSSKCDHVDGTCLQGCAEGYGGRTCNLVNLALHKPAYEENIYSHANVNAGNAVDGRKSNLRGTGGECSMSKNYERSTTWWVNLESIYSIHNIRIYYRTENLAWGPSNGHTARFLGFSIYVSNTTDKLEGKLCYKDSSFKRSTIPAVFNTTCFEHGQYVIYYNERLPGVTYPSGYSDYAYNELCEVEVYGCPRPGYYGIDCDLPCPDVNCRYCHIETGTCQGCKPGYKGHRCELECDKGWYGDGCQRQCGHCINITQCDHVHGTCSEGCEVGYEGQTCDQECQEGYFGENCARECSANCHSCNKRSGLCDVGCHPGWKGTHCTEKCDGGLFGANCSTPCGHCLNNQQCHHIFGTCADGCDSGFMGDNCTEECDDYKYGENCSFSCGNCEDNEKCSHIDGTCTNGCDKGYQGTKCDTECDDFRFGKNCGRQCGHCYNNSSCHHINGTCVDGCDRGYQGTECMQHLCASAIDISTSTLRLAAFLERTNGALVALLETLRRCHGNPLRFYDVFIRTQRRGAYFVHNQSARRRMAF; encoded by the exons ATGTTTTTGACAAATACTTGTATTGCTTTATGGTTTTCCTTCTCTTCTGCTTACG AAAACTTGGCACTTAATAAACCAGCTCATGAAGAGTACCCATACTATAATGTTAATACTGATGCCAGCAATGCTGTTGATGGACTAAAAACTGATCTGCGAGGTATTGGAGGACAATGTTCAATATCAGCCACAAATCAACGTACCTCCACCTGGTGGGTAAATCTGACCAGTACCCGCAGTATCCACGACATCCGGATCTATTACAGGACAGACAATGTATTTTGGA aTGCATCAAACGGATATACGTCGAGGTTTCTTGGATTTTCTTTATACGTCTCAAACACAACAAACAAGTCGGAGGGAAAACTTTGCTACAAAGACACCTACTTCACAAGAAGCACGATACCAGCTGTCTTTAACACCACCTGCTTTGTTCATGGTCAGtacgtcatctactacaacgaGAGACTACCAGGAGTTACCTATCCTAGTGGATATTCTGACTACGCCTTTAACGACCTCTGTGAAGTAGAAGTCTATG GATGCCCTACACCTGGTTACTATGGTATCAATTGCACCATTCCCTGTCCTGACGTCAACTGTGGATACTGTCACATCGAGACGGGCACCTGTCAGGGGGGATGTAAACCTGGATACAAAGGACACCAGTGTGAATTGG aGTGTGATGGTAATTTGTACGGTGAAAACTGCAGCAAGTCTTGTGGCAACTGTAAAAACAATCAACAATGTCATTACATTAATGGATCTTGTATGAATGGATGTGAAAAGGGATACCAGGGCTTAAAATGCGACAAAG AATGTAACAATGGAACATACGGAAACGGATGCGATAAAACATGTGGACATTGCGTGAACAAGTCACTCTGTAACCACGTGAACGGGACCTGCTTTGAGGGATGTGATCCGGGATATAGAGGTTCTCGGTGTTATCTAG AATGTCCCAATAACAAATATGGAGAAGGATGCCAAACAAACTGTGGACATTGTTTTAACATGAGTCAGTGTCACCATATAAATGGAACTTGTTTTGACGGCTGCGATCCTGGATATGAAGGCCAAAAGTGTAATCAGG aatgtcaaaatagaTCATATGGTTACCGATGCCAGAGGAAATGCGGACATTGTTTAAACAGCTCCAAATGTGATCACGTTGATGGAACTTGTTTACAGGGATGTGCAGAGGGATATGGAGGACGCACATGTAACCTAG TTAACCTGGCTCTACACAAACCAGCATATGAGGAGAACATATACAGCCATGCTAACGTTAATGCCGGCAATGCTGTGGATGGACGCAAATCAAACTTGCGTGGTACTGGAGGAGAGTGTTCAATGTCTAAAAACTATGAACGTAGTACCACCTGGTGGGTTAATCTAGAGAGCATCTATAGCATCCATAACATTCGTATCTATTACAGGACCGAGAATTTAGCCTGGG GTCCATCAAACGGGCATACAGCGAGATTTCTGGGATTCTCTATATACGTCTCAAACACAACAGACAAGTTAGAGGGAAAACTTTGCTATAAAGATAGTAGCTTTAAAAGAAGCACGATACCAGCAGTATTTAACACCACCTGCTTTGAACATGGTCAGTACGTCATTTACTACAACGAGAGACTACCAGGAGTTACCTATCCTAGTGGATATTCTGACTACGCCTATAACGAACTCTGTGAAGTAGAAGTCTATG GTTGTCCCCGACCCGGATACTATGGTATTGACTGTGACCTCCCCTGTCCTGACGTCAACTGTCGATACTGTCACATCGAGACGGGCACCTGTCAGGGATGTAAACCTGGATACAAAGGGCACCGGTGTGAATTGG AATGTGACAAAGGATGGTACGGAGACGGATGCCAAAGACAATGCGGACATTGTATAAACATAACGCAATGTGACCACGTGCATGGGACTTGCTCAGAGGGGTGTGAAGTGGGGTATGAAGGTCAAACGTGTGATCAGG aGTGCCAGGAAGGATACTTTGGTGAAAACTGTGCTCGGGAATGTTCTGCTAACTGTCACAGCTGTAATAAAAGATCTGGGCTTTGTGATGTTGGATGTCATCCGGGATGGAAAGGGACACATTGTACAGAAA aatgcGATGGTGGGCTTTTTGGAGCAAACTGTAGCACACCTTGTGGACACTGTCTTAATAACCAACAATGTCATCATATATTCGGAACATGTGCAGATGGATGTGACTCAGGGTTTATGGGAGACAACTGCACGGAAG AATGCGATGACTATAAGTACGGTGAAAATTGCAGTTTTTCATGTGGAAACTGTGAGGACAACGAGAAGTGCAGTCATATTGATGGAACTTGCACTAATGGGTGTGATAAGGGGTATCAAGGCACCAAATGTGATACTG AGTGTGATGATTTCCGTTTTGGTAAGAACTGCGGCAGGCAATGTGGACACTGTTACAATAATTCATCGTGTCATCACATAAATGGAACCTGTGTGGATGGGTGTGACAGAGGGTACCAAGGCACAGAATGCATGCAAC ATCTCtgtgcaagcgcaattgacaTTTCTAcgtctacactgcgattagctgcgtttCTTGAGCGCACCAACGGAGCTTTAGTTGCGCTGTTGGAGACcttacggcgctgtcacggcAACCCCCTCCGCTTCTACGacgtgtttatcagaacgcagaGACGGGGTGCGTACTTTGTGCATAatcaaagtgcgcgccgtcgcatggcgttctaa
- the LOC136270925 gene encoding multiple epidermal growth factor-like domains protein 10 isoform X1, protein MSGFMGSKCIEECQDGYFGENCIRVCPIQCHSCNKSSGICDQGCHPGWKGTYCTEECDGGLYGVNCRTSCGHCLNNQQCHHINGTCVTGCDPGYIGNTCTEACLAGTFGMKCNETCSINCRYSKRCSSETGNCSGGCVKGWKGSHCSNECDGHTYGYNCQEHCGICRNGEECDTVTGVCPNGCDTGYTGDNCKETCSNNTYGILCSLTCGNCIDKQQCHHVTGKCPEGCAVGFQGEKCDKAQCLPPSAEPADHPSITYSVSALLAVCVIVIIFLTLRLCKHEQCYKYHQHKQPKDDKPVDTAPSTTGHDVNVDDGTAYQELTEVTNQPQRSDLGHTAVNPDFYVNVEGDNSAYQALGEVTQPSLYDTPFQK, encoded by the exons ATGAGTGGCTTTATGGGCTCAAAATGCATAGAAG AGTGCCAGGATGGATATTTTGGAGAAAACTGTATTCGAGTGTGTCCTATTCAGTGCCACAGCTGTAACAAATCTTCTGGAATTTGTGATCAGGGATGTCACCCGGGATGGAAGGGGACATATTGTACAGAAG AATGTGATGGTGGGCTTTACGGAGTGAACTGTCGCACCTCATGTGGACACTGTCTTAATAACCAACAATGTCATCATATAAACGGAACATGTGTAACTGGATGTGACCCAGGGTACATTGGAAATACTTGCACTGAAG CTTGTCTAGCTGGAACTTTCGGAATGAAGTGCAACGAAACTTGTAGTATCAATTGCAGATATTCAAAACGTTGTAGTTCTGAAACAGGAAACTGTAGTGGTGGATGTGTAAAGGGTTGGAAAGGGTCTCACTGTAGTAATG AATGTGACGGTCATACATATGGATATAATTGTCAAGAGCACTGTGGAATCTGTCGGAATGGAGAGGAGTGTGATACAGTGACTGGAGTGTGTCCCAATGGCTGTGACACTGGTTACACGGGGGACAACTGTAAAGAAA CTTGCAGTAACAACACGTATGGAATCCTTTGTTCGTTGACTTGTGGTAACTGCATTGACAAACAACAATGTCATCACGTGACCGGAAAATGCCCAGAAGGATGCGCTGTAGGATTTCAAGGAGAAAAGTGTGACAAAG CACAGTGTCTCCCACCGTCAGCAGAGCCAGCTGACCATCCCTCCATTACCTACAGTGTTTCTGCATTGCTCGCCGTCTGTGTCATCGTTATCATTTTTCTCACCTTAAG ATTATGCAAACACGAACAATGTTATAAGTACCATCAGCATAAGCAACCGAAGGACGATAAACCTGTAGACACTGCACCATCTACAACTGGTCACGACGTCAACGTTGATGACGGTACGGCATACCAGGAGCTCACCGAAGTCACCAATCAACCACAGAGAAGTGATCTTGGTCACACCGCCGTCAACCCTGATTTTTACGTTAACGTTGAGGGAGATAACTCAGCGTATCAGGCGCTAGGAGAAGTCACCCAGCCGTCTCTCTATGATACGCCTTTCCAGAAATAA
- the LOC136270925 gene encoding multiple epidermal growth factor-like domains protein 10 isoform X2, producing the protein MSGFMGSKCIEECQDGYFGENCIRVCPIQCHSCNKSSGICDQGCHPGWKGTYCTEECDGGLYGVNCRTSCGHCLNNQQCHHINGTCVTGCDPGYIGNTCTEECDGHTYGYNCQEHCGICRNGEECDTVTGVCPNGCDTGYTGDNCKETCSNNTYGILCSLTCGNCIDKQQCHHVTGKCPEGCAVGFQGEKCDKAQCLPPSAEPADHPSITYSVSALLAVCVIVIIFLTLRLCKHEQCYKYHQHKQPKDDKPVDTAPSTTGHDVNVDDGTAYQELTEVTNQPQRSDLGHTAVNPDFYVNVEGDNSAYQALGEVTQPSLYDTPFQK; encoded by the exons ATGAGTGGCTTTATGGGCTCAAAATGCATAGAAG AGTGCCAGGATGGATATTTTGGAGAAAACTGTATTCGAGTGTGTCCTATTCAGTGCCACAGCTGTAACAAATCTTCTGGAATTTGTGATCAGGGATGTCACCCGGGATGGAAGGGGACATATTGTACAGAAG AATGTGATGGTGGGCTTTACGGAGTGAACTGTCGCACCTCATGTGGACACTGTCTTAATAACCAACAATGTCATCATATAAACGGAACATGTGTAACTGGATGTGACCCAGGGTACATTGGAAATACTTGCACTGAAG AATGTGACGGTCATACATATGGATATAATTGTCAAGAGCACTGTGGAATCTGTCGGAATGGAGAGGAGTGTGATACAGTGACTGGAGTGTGTCCCAATGGCTGTGACACTGGTTACACGGGGGACAACTGTAAAGAAA CTTGCAGTAACAACACGTATGGAATCCTTTGTTCGTTGACTTGTGGTAACTGCATTGACAAACAACAATGTCATCACGTGACCGGAAAATGCCCAGAAGGATGCGCTGTAGGATTTCAAGGAGAAAAGTGTGACAAAG CACAGTGTCTCCCACCGTCAGCAGAGCCAGCTGACCATCCCTCCATTACCTACAGTGTTTCTGCATTGCTCGCCGTCTGTGTCATCGTTATCATTTTTCTCACCTTAAG ATTATGCAAACACGAACAATGTTATAAGTACCATCAGCATAAGCAACCGAAGGACGATAAACCTGTAGACACTGCACCATCTACAACTGGTCACGACGTCAACGTTGATGACGGTACGGCATACCAGGAGCTCACCGAAGTCACCAATCAACCACAGAGAAGTGATCTTGGTCACACCGCCGTCAACCCTGATTTTTACGTTAACGTTGAGGGAGATAACTCAGCGTATCAGGCGCTAGGAGAAGTCACCCAGCCGTCTCTCTATGATACGCCTTTCCAGAAATAA